One genomic segment of Vespa crabro chromosome 3, iyVesCrab1.2, whole genome shotgun sequence includes these proteins:
- the LOC124423028 gene encoding PI-PLC X domain-containing protein 1-like codes for MEEDRGIMCTKVIVLILISLLMIFEVRTKETCSLDNEDDFQRSHVGLIISPMMSESMIRELEIYWNHPKYRSDSDRIALYTGDPANGSEPILILEPKSSSGIKSTGIQAEYLPTTNLTYHRECLKYHVAWLRNGDLRKVNCLETRPNWMAERKEILGPLKMNKIFLPGTHDSASYAIHERADREKIIEKYVITQDIDVLAQLIYGVRYLDIRVGHYPLTNEIWWANHGIVQLIPLRVIIEQVKEFLDNTEEIVIFDVQEFPVGFHKNLSIHQQFVKYLEKQFVDYYLPYKTGWFTTLNTIWSSERRLIIGYDEKQILSFSESLWPCVTHQWGNVQTIDDLYRYLNRIETSSLWDYKTTPRSAMAELTPNMWYVISNRFQTSLRQMADKVNANVTNWYATKWQYTANIVAVDFVRGSGIVETSIEWNDRRNSNC; via the exons ATGGAAGAGGATCGAGGAATAATGTGTACAAAAGTGATCGTCTTAATTCTCATATCCCTTTTAATGATTTTCGAAGTAAGGACGAAGGAGACGTGTAGCTTGGACAACGAAGATg ATTTCCAACGGTCTCACGTGGGGTTGATCATCTCACCAATGATGTCGGAATCAATGATTCGTGAACTCGAAATTTATTGGAATCATCCAAAGTATCGATCGGATAGCGACAGGATTGCACTTTACACGGGTGATCCAGCGAATGGATCCGAACCGATTCTCATTTTGGAACCAAAATCTTCGAGTGGTATAAAGAGTACAGGAATTCAGGCCGAATATCTGCCTACTACGAATTTGACCTATCACAGGGAGTGTCTCA AGTATCACGTTGCTTGGCTGAGGAATGGTGACCTGAGAAAAGTGAATTGTCTCGAAACGCGTCCCAATTGGATGgccgagagaaaagaaattctaggTCCTCTtaagatgaataaaatatttttaccagGCACACACGATTCAGCGTCCTATGCGATCCACGAACGGGCTGATCGAGAGAAGATTATTGAGAAATACGTTATAACGCAG GACATAGACGTACTCGCGCAATTGATATACGGAGTACGATATTTGGACATTCGAGTTGGACATTATCCTCTCACGAATGAAATCTGGTGGGCTAATCATGGAATCGTACAGTTGATACCATTACGAGTCATCATCGAGCAAGTGAAAGAATTTCTCGATAATACCGAGGAGATCGTGATCTTTGACGTTCAAGAATTTCCAGTTG GATTTCATAAAAACTTGTCCATACATCAGCAGTTCGTTAAATATTTGGAGAAACAATTTGTGGATTACTATTTACCTTACAAAACCGGTTGGTTCACAACATTGAATACGATTTGGTCCTCGGAAAGAAGACTGATTATCGGTTACGATGAGAAACAAATTCTCAGCTTTTCCGAAAGCCTTTGGCCTTGCGTTACCCATCAATGGGGTAACGTTCAAACTATCGATGATCTATATAGATATCTTAATCGTATCGAAACGTCGAGTCTCTG GGATTACAAAACAACGCCAAGATCAGCGATGGCGGAATTGACGCCTAATATGTGGTACGTGATTTCAAACAGATTTCAAACAAGTCTTCGTCAAATGGCCGATAAAGTTAATGCCAATGTCACGAATTGGTATGCAACAAAATGGCAATATACAGCCAACATCGTCGCGGTTGACTTTGTAAGAGGTTCTGGCATCGTTGAGACTTCCATCGAGTGGAATGATCGACGAAACTCAAACTGTTAA